One window from the genome of Rudaeicoccus suwonensis encodes:
- a CDS encoding SDR family oxidoreductase, with protein MGKRIAVVTGASSGIGRASARRLAAEGFEVVCAARRTERIEELAAEIGGRAVTCDVTSAADVAALAEAAGPRVEVLVCNAGGAVGLDPVGAADADDWRKMFEVNVIGVQQTIRALLPAVTAGEGVIIAIGSLAGLAAYEGAGGYCGSKAAVHSLMVSLRLELWDQPVRVCEIDPGMVASDEFALHRFGGDADRAAKTYAGVANPLTQEDVADCVAFVATRPPHVNIDQLVVKPRAQAAAHKVDRSS; from the coding sequence ATGGGTAAGCGCATCGCAGTCGTGACCGGAGCGAGCAGCGGCATCGGGCGGGCCAGCGCTCGGCGGCTCGCCGCAGAGGGATTCGAGGTGGTCTGCGCAGCGCGGCGCACCGAGCGGATCGAGGAACTCGCCGCCGAGATCGGCGGTCGCGCGGTGACCTGTGACGTGACCTCCGCCGCGGATGTCGCAGCGCTCGCGGAGGCTGCCGGGCCACGCGTCGAGGTGCTGGTGTGCAACGCCGGGGGTGCTGTCGGGCTCGACCCGGTCGGCGCGGCCGATGCCGACGACTGGCGAAAGATGTTCGAGGTAAACGTGATCGGCGTGCAGCAGACGATCCGTGCGCTGTTGCCGGCCGTGACTGCCGGCGAGGGCGTCATCATCGCGATCGGCTCGCTGGCGGGGCTTGCGGCATACGAGGGTGCAGGCGGCTACTGCGGCAGCAAGGCGGCCGTGCACTCGCTGATGGTGTCGTTGCGGCTTGAGCTCTGGGACCAGCCGGTCCGGGTATGCGAGATCGATCCGGGCATGGTCGCCTCCGACGAGTTCGCGCTGCACCGGTTCGGTGGAGACGCAGATCGGGCCGCGAAAACCTATGCAGGAGTGGCGAATCCGCTGACGCAGGAGGATGTCGCCGACTGTGTCGCCTTCGTCGCGACGCGTCCTCCGCACGTCAACATCGACCAGTTGGTGGTCAAACCGCGCGCACAGGCAGCAGCGCACAAGGTGGATCGCAGCAGTTAG
- a CDS encoding 1,4-dihydroxy-2-naphthoate polyprenyltransferase, with protein sequence MATLNEWIAGSRPRTLPVAVAPVAAGTGSAYTLHHANLGYALLALMVALLLQIGVNFANDYSDGIRGTDDARVGPVRLVGQGLATPGSVKAAAFGCFFAAALFGLALVALSSTFWLLIFGVFAIIAAWKYTGGKNPYGYLGLGEVFVFVFFGLMATAGTTYTQAGRTDVATWAAAVGVGAIACAILVANNLRDIPGDIVSGKRTLAVRLGDNNTRVLYVALLVLALAMVVVAAVAHPWAGIAALGLVVAVRPTLVVIRKAQGRDLIPVLAGTGMTILAYGVLFGLGLYLSYRTA encoded by the coding sequence ATGGCCACGCTGAACGAATGGATCGCCGGCTCCCGGCCCCGCACCCTTCCCGTGGCGGTCGCGCCCGTGGCCGCCGGCACCGGATCGGCATACACGCTGCACCACGCGAACCTCGGCTACGCGCTGCTCGCGCTGATGGTCGCGCTGCTGCTGCAGATCGGCGTGAACTTCGCCAACGACTACAGCGACGGGATCCGCGGCACCGACGACGCCCGGGTCGGGCCGGTGCGGCTGGTCGGTCAGGGGCTGGCGACACCCGGCAGCGTCAAGGCCGCGGCCTTCGGCTGCTTCTTTGCTGCTGCGCTCTTCGGTCTGGCCCTCGTGGCGCTGTCCAGCACGTTCTGGCTGCTGATCTTCGGCGTGTTCGCCATCATCGCCGCGTGGAAGTACACCGGCGGCAAGAACCCCTACGGGTACCTGGGCCTCGGCGAAGTCTTCGTCTTCGTGTTCTTCGGGCTGATGGCGACCGCCGGCACGACCTACACGCAGGCCGGCCGCACGGATGTCGCCACCTGGGCCGCCGCGGTAGGTGTCGGAGCGATCGCCTGCGCCATACTCGTCGCCAACAACCTGCGTGACATCCCAGGTGACATCGTCTCGGGCAAACGCACGCTGGCTGTGCGGCTCGGCGACAACAACACCCGCGTGCTGTATGTCGCTCTGCTGGTCCTTGCCCTCGCCATGGTCGTCGTGGCGGCCGTCGCGCACCCGTGGGCGGGCATCGCGGCGCTCGGGCTCGTGGTGGCGGTGCGCCCGACACTGGTCGTGATCCGCAAGGCGCAGGGTCGCGACCTGATCCCGGTGCTCGCCGGAACGGGCATGACGATCCTCGCGTATGGCGTGCTCTTCGGCCTCGGGCTCTACCTGAGCTACCGCACCGCCTGA
- a CDS encoding DUF2087 domain-containing protein → MTSDRDFKRIVRARMIETGENYTAARAAVLAAGPDAPAKADLAAADAFVAKTIRNFFDGDRLRSMPVKRKARVVVLLRVMERFEPGRRYAEREVNDLLAPTYDDYAFLRRELVDYRYLARANGEYWLVDEVPERNWLEAQEVPVDEAARVRRAHAAGPENV, encoded by the coding sequence ATGACCAGCGACCGCGACTTCAAGCGCATCGTGCGCGCCCGGATGATCGAGACCGGTGAGAACTACACCGCAGCACGTGCCGCGGTGCTTGCAGCCGGTCCCGATGCACCCGCGAAGGCGGATCTCGCCGCGGCGGATGCCTTCGTAGCAAAGACGATTCGTAACTTCTTCGATGGTGACCGTCTGCGGAGCATGCCGGTGAAGCGCAAGGCGCGTGTGGTGGTGCTGCTGCGCGTGATGGAGCGTTTCGAGCCCGGCCGCAGATATGCCGAGCGTGAGGTGAACGACCTGCTGGCACCGACATACGACGACTACGCCTTCCTCCGCCGCGAGCTGGTCGACTACCGCTATCTCGCCCGCGCGAACGGCGAATACTGGCTGGTCGATGAGGTGCCCGAGCGCAACTGGCTCGAGGCCCAGGAGGTGCCGGTCGACGAGGCGGCGCGCGTGCGTCGTGCTCACGCAGCAGGACCTGAGAACGTATGA
- a CDS encoding AMP-binding protein — protein sequence MPTLLPFDVSASTLPDYCRALRRALDGTGPAIQPYAGTPPTPADPAAVEQAPDELALVVSTSGSTGSPKRAMLTRDALVASIDATHERLGGAGQWLLCMPAHHIAGTQVLLRSMRHGDPGPIIATAFSIDGFIADTARLTAERRYTSLVPTQLRRLLDAGPQALAALTAYDEILLGGAATPPTLLAAARGSGVTVLTTYGMSETAGGCVYDGAPLRPTGVVLDEDGRITLTGATIASGYLGDPQRTAAVFGMSTPVEATGDTTPDSDPGDAGDGTPDVVRTFRTDDIGEWSDGRLHVLGRIDDLITTGGLKVAPRVVEEAAAALPDVLEAVALGLPDHEWGQAVGLAVRARKPLQVQQIRDLLRDSLPPYALPRRLLQVDELPLRGPGKPDRAALAAAPGWQTLPAHH from the coding sequence GTGCCGACGCTGCTGCCTTTCGACGTCTCCGCATCGACCCTGCCGGACTACTGCCGGGCGCTGCGGCGGGCGCTCGACGGCACCGGCCCCGCCATACAGCCGTATGCCGGGACTCCCCCGACACCGGCCGATCCGGCAGCAGTCGAGCAGGCTCCGGACGAGCTCGCCCTGGTGGTGAGCACCTCCGGATCGACCGGCTCCCCCAAGCGCGCCATGCTCACCCGTGACGCACTGGTCGCCAGCATCGACGCCACCCACGAACGCCTCGGCGGCGCCGGCCAGTGGCTGCTGTGCATGCCTGCGCATCACATCGCCGGCACCCAGGTGCTGCTGCGCTCGATGCGCCACGGCGACCCGGGCCCGATCATCGCGACGGCCTTCAGCATCGACGGCTTCATCGCCGACACTGCGAGACTGACCGCCGAGCGGAGGTACACCTCGCTCGTGCCGACGCAGTTGCGCCGGCTGCTCGACGCCGGCCCGCAGGCGCTGGCGGCCCTCACGGCATACGACGAGATCCTGCTCGGCGGTGCCGCCACCCCTCCGACGCTGCTGGCGGCGGCACGCGGCTCCGGTGTCACCGTCCTGACGACGTACGGCATGAGTGAGACGGCCGGCGGGTGCGTGTATGACGGAGCGCCACTGCGCCCGACAGGTGTCGTGCTCGACGAGGACGGGCGGATCACGCTGACCGGCGCGACGATCGCGTCCGGCTATCTGGGCGATCCGCAACGCACCGCCGCGGTCTTCGGCATGAGCACGCCCGTCGAGGCGACAGGCGACACCACCCCCGACAGTGACCCCGGCGACGCCGGCGACGGCACTCCTGATGTCGTCCGCACCTTCCGCACCGACGACATCGGCGAGTGGAGCGACGGCAGGCTGCACGTGCTCGGACGCATCGACGACCTGATCACCACCGGCGGTCTCAAGGTGGCGCCACGCGTCGTGGAGGAGGCCGCCGCCGCCCTGCCTGATGTGCTCGAAGCGGTCGCCCTCGGCCTGCCGGACCACGAGTGGGGGCAGGCCGTCGGTCTCGCAGTACGGGCGCGAAAGCCGTTGCAGGTGCAGCAGATCCGCGACCTGCTGCGCGACTCGCTTCCGCCATACGCTCTCCCGCGGCGCTTGTTGCAGGTCGACGAACTGCCGTTGCGCGGGCCCGGCAAGCCCGACCGTGCGGCGTTGGCTGCGGCGCCGGGATGGCAGACTTTGCCTGCTCACCACTGA